A single genomic interval of Rosistilla ulvae harbors:
- a CDS encoding GEVED domain-containing protein: MRLESLESRRLLTTFNVTRIDDVDGRACSESSCTLRDAIQEANANPGHDTITFAPELSGETLELTQVLTVTDSITIAGPSADQLTLSGRGTKQLFQFEGDGGQDFVLQDLTLANGRALIGPGGAVHFESGISSDLGTSDTLLLQDLVIRNSRAQGGGGVYAEGGLLTVTNTSFVNNTAFGQTATTASDGAAILRIDGDGSITNSTFSNNEANGAATAVSVVATTAGQSFQITSSSFVDNDARAIRVVADGADAVATTEANLFASNSFNTLGTFEIGGGSATITSLGNNLSHDSAAGWLDADTDQTNVDPLVAALDRTTFTHSPLPGSPAIDSQATMGGEIPAVDQLGNSRAMGTGIDIGAVEVAFDFGDAPTSDLTGFDSSYPTLATDNGAYHVVAGPRLGATVDSERDGQPEGLSRGDQTFIDDEDGVAFIGGRYQSIGDPLTIAIDLQNAAATGNYLDAWVDWNRNGSWDDAGEQFSVSMNLGTADGSTIIELPLPDDFTPGAAHFRFRVSTAGGLTPAGMAADGEVEDYSLIFVPDDFQPIVDTLVDESDGDLSVGDISLRESIEYTNQFGGSEAIQIADSLAGETIDLTLGSLPIRRSTTINGPASGALTIDAAERSRIFDVASVDLALTDLNLTAGKTEPGEAGAAILFESSGELHIERSAITDNVADGPGGAISATGGRITIIDSILSDNQSAGDGAAVYASDGAELTIVRSSLNDNTAAGSGGAVAVDQSQLTILHSTIARNHSDQQGGGVYLSSRFGVGDGSQIIGTTISGNSATVAAGGLINDGGQLSIDSSTIANNQTAGLGDGLVSRGEQNTRTELRSSIVAGNGDSNLDVTGASGTRTNSLRSEGYNVLGPGNASDAAGDLDTSDVIDPLLAPLGFYGGAIEIHPLLQDSPALDAGRGSTAADRYDLDRDGDMSEPLPVDARGVPRQIDLQGIDNRDDGVDAGAVEMIGLHVSDATANETDGTLEFVAQLSHALPDGSTAELQALTLRGTAAPDVDYRSLWSVPVSLTASGDLSTIVSVELIDDALIENDEQFELLLTTSPDVILTRDRATGTIVSDDVAGLLLSKTSLVASESGRADSLSVALTAQPLEVVVIDLGLDRDDEIQLDRQQLVFTPDNWNLPQTVVVTAKNDQRIDGSQITQLTLTIGASSDPQFVSLSPQSVAITTTDNDVAGITVEPLRMLQTTEAGKTATFTVRLDALPASDVTIALSSSNLNEATIDTPTLLFTPENGTTPQTVTITGVDDSLIDGNVELTIVIAAAASDDPNFDGLNAADVELINLDDERLDYGDAPDSIYPTSLESDGARHGASDLFLGDGINFEPFAITNPAADSDLDDGVHPITSFVAASDSDSVASVIVVSSGEGRLDAWIDFNQDGDWDDPGEQIAAALPLNSGENIVPVTIPAGASSGNSFARFRLSSSGGLSPTGQAADGEVEDYQFDIASGDDAPSVFIKTVNHSTQVDIIDGQTVVRSGEMELFRAPLPPGSAIDFRFTNSDDSFDTADLWSLGIDVWIDTQMGTDKIRFRSGEGNVDIGDLDGDFVNIEAIDLTGTGSQSVSISPASVLEMSGLENSLKLFLDPNDVFASPDEWVLVDNVQIDGQYFEEWQGAAGSTLLVNYDGNNGWTYGSDPLDVNASGEITALDALIIINELSRRQFVDDDNRLVDRATLDEFPGFFYDTNRDGHLSPIDALMVINALNSPQSVLAAEQAVAYAYPMGSEIKRESHDDENESLDAPAGSSLEAGLR; this comes from the coding sequence TTGCGACTCGAGTCGCTCGAATCGCGACGTCTGCTGACAACCTTCAACGTCACCCGAATCGATGATGTCGACGGCCGGGCATGCAGCGAAAGTTCCTGCACGCTTCGCGATGCGATCCAGGAAGCGAACGCGAATCCCGGTCACGACACGATCACGTTTGCACCGGAGCTGAGTGGCGAGACGCTCGAATTGACGCAGGTCCTCACGGTCACCGACTCGATCACCATCGCCGGTCCCAGCGCCGACCAACTGACGCTCAGTGGCCGCGGCACCAAACAGTTGTTCCAATTCGAAGGGGACGGCGGCCAAGACTTTGTCCTGCAAGATCTCACGCTTGCCAACGGCCGTGCCTTGATTGGCCCCGGCGGCGCGGTCCACTTTGAATCTGGCATCAGCAGCGACCTGGGAACTAGCGACACGTTGCTGCTGCAGGATCTCGTGATTCGCAACAGTCGAGCCCAAGGAGGCGGCGGAGTCTATGCCGAAGGCGGGCTGCTGACCGTCACCAACACTTCGTTTGTCAACAACACAGCCTTTGGACAGACGGCAACGACCGCCAGCGATGGCGCCGCGATCTTGCGGATCGATGGCGACGGATCGATCACCAACAGCACCTTCTCGAACAACGAAGCCAACGGAGCCGCGACCGCAGTTTCCGTTGTCGCCACAACCGCCGGGCAATCGTTTCAGATCACCAGTTCCAGTTTTGTCGACAACGACGCGCGGGCGATTCGCGTCGTCGCCGATGGCGCCGACGCCGTGGCGACAACCGAAGCGAACTTGTTTGCCAGCAACAGCTTTAACACGCTGGGGACCTTCGAAATAGGAGGTGGCAGCGCGACGATCACCTCTCTAGGAAACAACCTCTCGCACGATTCGGCGGCAGGTTGGTTGGATGCTGACACCGACCAGACCAACGTCGACCCGCTGGTCGCTGCGTTGGACCGAACCACGTTTACTCACAGCCCGTTGCCGGGCAGTCCCGCCATCGACAGCCAAGCGACCATGGGCGGTGAGATTCCAGCCGTCGATCAGCTTGGCAATTCCCGCGCGATGGGAACCGGTATCGATATCGGTGCGGTCGAAGTCGCCTTCGACTTTGGCGATGCGCCGACAAGCGATCTGACCGGATTCGATTCCAGCTACCCAACCCTCGCCACCGACAACGGTGCCTACCACGTGGTCGCTGGCCCGCGACTGGGTGCGACCGTCGACAGCGAGCGCGATGGCCAGCCCGAAGGTCTGTCGCGTGGCGACCAAACCTTTATCGACGACGAAGATGGCGTCGCCTTCATCGGCGGCCGCTACCAATCGATCGGCGATCCGTTGACGATCGCCATCGATCTGCAGAACGCCGCCGCCACGGGGAACTATCTCGATGCCTGGGTCGATTGGAATCGCAACGGCAGTTGGGACGATGCGGGCGAACAGTTTTCTGTCAGCATGAACCTAGGCACGGCCGACGGATCGACGATCATCGAACTGCCGTTGCCCGACGACTTCACGCCCGGCGCCGCCCACTTCCGATTTCGCGTCAGCACCGCCGGGGGCCTGACACCTGCAGGCATGGCGGCCGATGGCGAGGTGGAAGATTATTCGCTGATCTTTGTCCCCGATGACTTCCAACCGATCGTCGATACGCTAGTCGATGAGAGCGATGGCGATCTGAGTGTCGGCGACATCAGCTTGCGAGAATCGATCGAATACACAAACCAATTCGGCGGAAGCGAAGCGATTCAGATCGCCGATTCGCTTGCCGGCGAAACGATCGATCTAACGCTCGGATCGCTCCCGATCCGGCGTTCGACGACGATCAACGGTCCCGCCTCGGGAGCGCTCACGATCGACGCAGCCGAACGATCGCGGATCTTCGACGTCGCAAGCGTCGACCTCGCCCTAACCGACCTCAACCTAACCGCTGGAAAGACCGAACCAGGCGAAGCCGGTGCCGCGATCCTCTTTGAGTCCTCCGGCGAATTGCATATCGAACGCTCGGCGATCACAGACAATGTCGCCGACGGTCCCGGCGGTGCGATCTCTGCGACCGGCGGGCGGATAACGATCATCGACAGCATCCTTTCGGACAATCAATCCGCTGGCGATGGAGCCGCGGTCTACGCCTCCGACGGCGCCGAATTGACGATCGTCCGCAGTTCGCTGAACGACAACACCGCCGCCGGTTCCGGTGGTGCCGTGGCTGTGGACCAGAGCCAATTGACGATTCTCCATTCCACGATCGCTCGAAATCACTCCGATCAGCAGGGAGGCGGCGTCTATCTGAGCAGCCGCTTTGGCGTCGGTGACGGCAGCCAGATCATCGGCACGACGATCTCCGGAAACAGTGCAACCGTTGCAGCTGGCGGCCTGATCAACGATGGCGGACAGTTGTCGATCGATTCGAGCACGATCGCCAACAACCAAACGGCAGGCCTCGGCGACGGCTTGGTCTCTCGCGGCGAACAGAACACGCGCACCGAACTGCGATCGTCGATCGTGGCGGGCAACGGCGATTCCAATCTGGACGTCACCGGCGCAAGCGGCACGCGAACCAATAGTCTGCGCAGCGAAGGCTACAACGTTTTGGGCCCCGGCAACGCCAGCGATGCCGCGGGTGACCTGGACACATCCGACGTCATCGATCCCCTCCTGGCACCGCTTGGATTTTATGGCGGTGCGATCGAGATCCATCCGTTGCTGCAGGACAGTCCGGCCTTGGATGCCGGTCGCGGCAGCACCGCCGCCGACCGATACGACCTGGATCGCGATGGCGACATGAGCGAACCGCTTCCCGTCGATGCGCGCGGCGTGCCGCGACAGATCGATCTGCAGGGGATCGACAACCGAGACGATGGCGTCGACGCTGGCGCGGTCGAGATGATCGGTCTGCATGTTTCCGATGCGACGGCAAACGAAACCGATGGGACCCTTGAATTTGTCGCTCAATTGAGCCACGCGTTGCCCGACGGAAGCACAGCGGAACTGCAAGCTCTCACGCTTCGCGGCACCGCCGCCCCCGACGTCGATTACCGTTCGCTGTGGAGCGTGCCGGTTTCGTTGACAGCCAGCGGAGACCTTTCCACCATCGTCTCGGTCGAATTGATCGACGATGCGTTGATCGAAAACGATGAACAATTCGAACTGCTGCTGACAACCTCGCCCGATGTCATCCTGACCCGCGACCGCGCCACAGGCACGATCGTCAGCGACGATGTCGCCGGGCTGCTGCTATCCAAAACTAGCCTCGTCGCCAGCGAATCGGGTCGCGCCGATTCGCTATCGGTCGCCCTGACCGCTCAGCCACTGGAAGTCGTCGTGATCGACCTCGGTTTAGACCGCGACGACGAAATTCAGCTCGATCGCCAACAACTGGTCTTCACTCCCGACAACTGGAACCTCCCTCAGACCGTCGTCGTTACGGCGAAGAACGACCAACGGATCGACGGCTCGCAAATCACGCAACTGACTCTTACGATCGGGGCGAGTTCCGATCCGCAGTTTGTGTCGCTGTCGCCACAATCGGTTGCGATCACAACCACCGATAACGACGTCGCCGGGATCACGGTCGAACCGCTGCGGATGCTGCAGACGACCGAAGCGGGGAAGACAGCAACGTTCACCGTTCGGTTGGACGCGTTGCCGGCGTCGGATGTTACGATCGCATTGTCCAGCAGCAATCTAAACGAAGCGACGATCGATACGCCAACGCTTCTCTTCACTCCCGAAAACGGAACCACCCCGCAAACCGTCACGATCACGGGAGTCGACGATTCGCTGATCGATGGCAACGTGGAACTGACGATCGTGATCGCTGCGGCGGCAAGCGACGATCCGAACTTCGATGGGCTGAACGCTGCCGACGTCGAACTGATCAATCTCGACGACGAGCGATTGGACTACGGCGATGCTCCCGATTCGATCTATCCGACATCCTTGGAAAGCGACGGAGCCCGTCATGGGGCGAGCGATTTGTTTTTGGGAGACGGGATCAATTTCGAGCCGTTTGCGATCACCAATCCGGCAGCCGATAGCGACCTCGATGACGGCGTGCACCCCATCACTAGCTTTGTTGCCGCAAGCGATTCCGATTCGGTGGCATCGGTCATCGTAGTAAGCAGTGGCGAAGGTCGGTTGGATGCCTGGATCGACTTCAACCAAGATGGTGATTGGGATGATCCGGGCGAACAGATCGCAGCCGCTTTGCCCCTAAATTCGGGCGAGAATATCGTCCCTGTCACGATTCCTGCCGGCGCATCGAGCGGCAACAGTTTCGCCCGCTTCCGACTCAGCAGCTCCGGCGGCCTTTCACCCACGGGGCAAGCCGCCGATGGCGAAGTCGAAGATTACCAATTTGATATCGCTTCGGGCGACGATGCTCCGTCGGTCTTTATCAAGACTGTCAACCATTCCACCCAGGTCGACATAATCGATGGTCAGACGGTCGTCCGAAGCGGCGAGATGGAGCTGTTTCGAGCACCGCTGCCTCCTGGATCGGCCATCGATTTTCGGTTCACCAACAGCGACGATTCTTTTGACACGGCCGACCTCTGGTCGCTTGGTATCGATGTTTGGATCGATACCCAAATGGGTACCGACAAGATTCGCTTCCGCTCCGGTGAAGGCAACGTCGATATCGGCGACCTGGACGGGGATTTCGTAAACATCGAAGCGATCGACCTGACAGGCACTGGATCGCAATCGGTATCGATCAGCCCGGCGTCGGTGCTCGAGATGTCCGGACTGGAAAACTCGCTTAAGCTATTTTTGGATCCCAACGACGTCTTCGCCAGCCCGGATGAATGG
- a CDS encoding NUDIX hydrolase translates to MNLPIPQTFHFCPQCGAAANAIGKNPFRCSACQYTFHFGPTVAVGGIVTDAQGRVLLLRRARDPGKGKWGLPGGFVDSGETGEMALIREIKEEVRLNVESFQYLTSYTNSYEYRGLVIPVVDLFYTCQIVDLDALEAEPSEVQSTSFCDLGPEHLENMAFESNRLALQTFLESRA, encoded by the coding sequence ATGAACCTTCCAATACCGCAGACCTTCCATTTTTGTCCGCAGTGCGGAGCCGCGGCGAATGCGATCGGCAAGAATCCGTTCCGATGCTCGGCGTGCCAATACACGTTCCATTTTGGCCCCACGGTGGCTGTCGGAGGAATTGTCACCGACGCTCAGGGTCGCGTGCTACTGCTTCGCCGGGCCCGCGATCCGGGCAAGGGAAAGTGGGGTCTGCCCGGCGGTTTTGTCGATAGCGGCGAGACCGGCGAAATGGCGTTAATCCGCGAAATTAAGGAAGAGGTGCGGCTGAACGTCGAATCGTTCCAATACCTCACCTCCTACACCAACAGCTACGAATATCGCGGCTTGGTCATTCCGGTCGTCGACCTGTTCTACACCTGCCAAATCGTCGACCTAGATGCTTTGGAAGCCGAACCGAGCGAAGTGCAATCGACCTCGTTCTGCGACCTCGGGCCAGAACACCTCGAAAACATGGCCTTCGAATCGAATCGCCTCGCCCTGCAAACCTTCCTCGAATCGCGAGCCTAA
- the ychF gene encoding redox-regulated ATPase YchF translates to MEAGIVGLPNVGKSTLFNALTSSQAAQSENYPFCTIEPNEGIVNVPDGRLQTITDLIHTKKIIPAALKLVDIAGIVKGASEGEGLGNKFLSHIRQVDAIIQVVRCFEDPDVTHVAGNVDPMADIDTIETELILADIQTLENALPKAERTARTGDKEAKLLVATINKHLEHITKELPLRTLSLTEAEAKVVSSFGLMTAKPILYVANVDENDVNGENDLVAKVREHAKQSGAGVVPVCAKVEAEVAELEPEDRAEFLDAVGLTEPALEKLAREAYRTLGLHSYFTAGEKEVRAWTIPVGATAPQAAGVIHSDFERGFIRAEVYSVEDLVEHKSEKEIRNAGKLRVEGKGYVMNDGDVVHFLFNV, encoded by the coding sequence ATGGAAGCTGGTATTGTTGGCTTGCCGAACGTCGGAAAAAGCACGTTGTTCAACGCGTTGACGAGTTCACAAGCGGCCCAAAGCGAAAATTATCCGTTTTGCACGATCGAACCCAACGAAGGAATTGTCAACGTTCCCGACGGGCGATTGCAGACGATCACCGATTTGATCCACACCAAAAAGATCATTCCTGCAGCGCTCAAGCTGGTCGATATTGCTGGAATTGTTAAAGGTGCCAGCGAAGGCGAGGGCTTGGGGAACAAGTTCCTCAGCCACATCCGCCAGGTCGATGCGATCATCCAAGTCGTCCGCTGCTTCGAAGATCCCGACGTAACCCACGTCGCCGGCAACGTCGATCCGATGGCTGATATCGATACGATCGAGACCGAATTGATCCTCGCCGACATCCAGACGCTGGAAAATGCGTTGCCAAAGGCCGAGCGGACGGCGCGGACCGGGGACAAGGAAGCCAAGCTGTTGGTCGCCACGATCAATAAGCATCTGGAGCACATCACCAAAGAATTGCCGCTGCGTACGCTGTCGCTAACCGAAGCGGAAGCCAAGGTGGTCAGCAGTTTCGGACTGATGACGGCCAAGCCGATCCTGTACGTTGCCAACGTCGATGAAAACGACGTCAACGGCGAAAACGATCTGGTCGCTAAGGTTCGCGAGCACGCCAAGCAAAGCGGTGCGGGCGTCGTGCCTGTCTGTGCCAAAGTGGAAGCGGAAGTTGCCGAGCTGGAGCCGGAAGATCGGGCTGAATTCTTGGACGCTGTCGGTTTGACCGAGCCGGCGCTGGAAAAACTGGCCCGCGAAGCCTACCGAACACTTGGACTGCACAGCTATTTCACCGCGGGTGAGAAAGAGGTTCGGGCGTGGACAATTCCCGTCGGAGCGACCGCACCGCAAGCTGCCGGAGTGATCCACAGCGATTTCGAACGCGGCTTTATCCGCGCGGAAGTCTATTCGGTCGAAGATCTCGTCGAGCACAAGAGCGAGAAGGAGATCCGCAACGCGGGCAAGTTGCGCGTCGAAGGGAAGGGTTACGTCATGAATGATGGCGACGTCGTCCACTTCCTGTTCAACGTTTAA
- a CDS encoding flagellar protein FliS, whose product MDYRRAVNDVMETEVLTASPAKLRRMTVEFALRNVNQAIEQAAANGAVRVNEATINLRDGLTELLSGIRPSEETLPHQVADMYVFLLQWLTAAEADGDREKLIDIQRVLEIELDTWNQVVMSTLSDSNPPRSFDSDEGSADSICFDA is encoded by the coding sequence ATGGACTACCGACGTGCCGTCAACGATGTGATGGAAACCGAAGTGTTGACCGCATCGCCAGCAAAATTGAGACGCATGACCGTTGAGTTTGCTTTGCGAAATGTGAACCAAGCGATCGAGCAAGCTGCTGCCAATGGCGCCGTTCGGGTTAACGAAGCGACGATTAATCTGCGCGATGGGTTGACGGAACTGTTGTCTGGGATTCGGCCGTCGGAAGAGACTCTGCCGCATCAGGTTGCCGACATGTACGTCTTCTTGCTGCAATGGCTGACGGCTGCGGAAGCCGATGGCGATCGGGAAAAATTGATCGATATCCAGCGAGTCTTAGAGATCGAACTGGATACTTGGAACCAAGTGGTGATGTCGACGCTTTCGGATTCGAATCCGCCGCGGTCCTTCGACAGCGACGAGGGTTCGGCCGATTCCATCTGCTTCGACGCTTAG
- a CDS encoding Clp protease N-terminal domain-containing protein — MYAVSSSPTDAAKGPRTAPALELESPSATAFKRLSHRARRALRFAIDEASETDGGMVDSGFLLIGLAAEAEYSGASWLSNLGLTLDDLCAVSQRILSRQPQTTGTRLPISQAARCCVVDGIAEAGLMGYQKAEPEHLLLGILQNPDADANLILHEMWIETASLESEALASLPTWGSVHHRFG; from the coding sequence ATGTATGCCGTTTCGAGCTCTCCCACCGACGCAGCCAAGGGGCCTCGCACGGCGCCCGCCTTAGAACTCGAAAGCCCATCCGCCACGGCCTTCAAACGCTTGAGCCATCGTGCGCGTCGGGCGCTGCGATTTGCCATCGATGAAGCGTCGGAAACCGATGGCGGCATGGTCGACAGCGGATTCCTGTTGATCGGCCTTGCGGCCGAAGCGGAGTATTCCGGAGCCAGCTGGCTGTCAAACCTAGGACTGACGTTGGATGACTTGTGTGCCGTCAGCCAACGCATACTGTCGCGACAACCACAAACCACTGGAACCCGCCTGCCGATCTCGCAAGCGGCGCGCTGTTGCGTGGTCGATGGAATCGCCGAAGCGGGCCTGATGGGATATCAGAAAGCAGAGCCCGAACATCTGTTGTTGGGAATCTTGCAAAATCCCGACGCCGACGCGAACCTGATCCTGCACGAAATGTGGATCGAAACAGCGTCGCTGGAATCCGAAGCCCTGGCGTCGCTTCCCACTTGGGGCAGCGTCCACCATCGATTTGGCTAA
- a CDS encoding aldo/keto reductase encodes MQYRQLGHAGPQVSEIGFGGWALGGQWGAQDDADSIAALHRAIDLGVNFIDTAAGYGEGRSERVIAQVAKERSEPLFIATKTPPADGPWPPSPYCAWQDRYSANYLRENIEQRLRNLQTERIDLLQLHTWTRAWNDDPQPLLVLRKLREEGKIGMIGISTPEQDQNCVIQLMRDGLVDCVQVIFNLFDQEPAAQLLPVAAETGTGVIVRVSLDEGMLTGKYTAEDRFADDDFRHQYFAGDRMQRSVDRVAQIANDIQRFGLQDYSMADLAIKFALSAVGVGSVITGIRSAEQAALNAAVSDKPAIPETLMQLLRRHNWRRGVWYSGK; translated from the coding sequence ATGCAGTATCGACAACTGGGTCACGCGGGCCCTCAGGTTTCCGAGATCGGCTTCGGCGGCTGGGCTTTGGGGGGCCAGTGGGGAGCTCAGGACGATGCCGATTCGATCGCAGCGCTCCATCGGGCGATCGATCTGGGAGTCAACTTTATCGATACCGCCGCCGGCTACGGAGAGGGACGCAGCGAACGGGTGATTGCCCAAGTTGCCAAGGAACGCAGCGAACCATTGTTCATCGCCACCAAGACCCCGCCGGCCGATGGCCCTTGGCCGCCATCCCCTTATTGCGCCTGGCAGGATCGTTACAGCGCAAACTACTTGCGCGAAAACATCGAGCAACGGCTGCGGAACCTGCAAACCGAACGGATCGATCTGTTGCAATTGCACACCTGGACACGCGCTTGGAACGACGACCCACAGCCGTTGTTGGTGCTTCGCAAGCTGCGTGAAGAAGGGAAGATCGGAATGATCGGGATCAGCACTCCCGAACAGGATCAGAATTGTGTGATCCAATTGATGCGCGACGGGTTGGTCGATTGCGTGCAGGTGATCTTTAATCTGTTCGATCAGGAACCGGCCGCGCAGTTGTTGCCGGTGGCGGCTGAAACGGGGACCGGCGTGATCGTTCGCGTCTCGTTGGACGAAGGGATGCTGACGGGCAAATACACCGCCGAAGATCGGTTTGCCGACGACGACTTCCGCCACCAGTACTTCGCTGGTGACCGGATGCAACGCAGCGTCGATCGTGTCGCCCAGATCGCCAACGATATCCAGCGATTTGGGTTACAGGATTACAGCATGGCCGACTTAGCGATCAAGTTTGCGTTGTCGGCTGTAGGCGTCGGCAGCGTGATCACGGGAATCCGTTCTGCCGAACAGGCCGCCCTCAATGCGGCCGTCAGCGACAAACCAGCGATTCCCGAAACCTTGATGCAATTACTCCGCCGACACAACTGGCGCCGCGGAGTCTGGTATTCGGGAAAGTAA
- a CDS encoding TlpA family protein disulfide reductase: MTRQLIFTLACVGLLSGCSSKNDEVNSQETKYQAADASDKTQPADATPPSAKPPAASAAFSADQPMASQPAVDPTAAPSVDGMLNASDPAPDGLAPLPDDAPLETTIAYFEKTNDALRQLMSGQSAFTTQAQQIAEAKRISAQKLAAAEHAIGIKEIQPQTLTVARRTKLEALSQLAGLQDVAAAEQLEAYANELATSDDPELVNDSRVVRLGFELDKLRTGQTKSTDRLLALVKEFQASDRELGMPAFYALQQSFGVLSQYDYGDAARVVRDAIATKFANHSDPQIAATAKMMGSASRFDNLDKLHGGMLGGENITAEQWQTAIDELVAQPIDVSTFQYLAGLALSLEGGSAPEVGQVVYDAIGKTFVDSATADPEIAAEAKAFLSASANRRQAIGKPLNVNYPDLAGAELDWNAFRGSIVVMPFWTTSRTESLQTLPGLQELEKEFAGKVKILGVNLDDSDEELAVFRRRFRPTFPNLRNPDAASQGVRDPLATQLGLASFPFTAIIDADGNVAKILMGPQTKIRETITEMVDAKP; this comes from the coding sequence ATGACCCGTCAACTGATATTCACACTCGCTTGCGTCGGCTTGCTGTCGGGCTGTTCGTCCAAAAACGACGAAGTCAACTCACAAGAGACCAAGTACCAGGCGGCCGATGCGAGCGACAAGACTCAACCGGCCGACGCAACGCCTCCATCAGCAAAGCCCCCGGCCGCTTCTGCCGCCTTCTCCGCTGACCAACCGATGGCCTCCCAACCTGCGGTTGATCCGACGGCGGCTCCCTCGGTCGACGGGATGCTCAACGCCTCCGATCCCGCTCCCGACGGGCTCGCTCCGCTGCCGGACGACGCGCCACTCGAAACGACCATCGCATATTTTGAAAAGACCAACGATGCGTTGCGGCAATTGATGAGCGGCCAGTCGGCGTTCACGACGCAGGCCCAACAGATCGCCGAAGCCAAGCGGATCAGCGCCCAAAAGCTGGCTGCTGCCGAACATGCAATCGGAATCAAAGAGATCCAACCGCAGACCTTGACCGTCGCGCGACGGACCAAATTGGAAGCGCTCAGCCAATTGGCCGGCTTGCAGGACGTCGCTGCTGCAGAGCAACTGGAGGCGTACGCCAATGAACTGGCCACCAGCGACGATCCCGAATTGGTCAACGACAGCCGCGTCGTCCGCCTGGGCTTTGAACTGGACAAACTGCGCACCGGACAAACCAAATCGACCGACCGCCTGTTAGCACTGGTGAAAGAATTCCAAGCTTCGGACCGCGAGCTGGGCATGCCAGCATTTTACGCGTTGCAGCAAAGCTTTGGCGTGCTCAGCCAATACGATTATGGCGATGCCGCACGCGTGGTCCGCGATGCGATTGCGACCAAGTTTGCAAACCATTCCGATCCTCAGATCGCGGCAACGGCCAAGATGATGGGATCGGCATCGCGATTCGACAACTTGGACAAACTGCACGGGGGCATGCTCGGTGGCGAGAACATTACGGCCGAGCAATGGCAGACAGCGATCGACGAACTGGTCGCCCAACCGATCGATGTTTCGACCTTCCAATATCTCGCCGGCTTGGCGCTGAGCCTCGAAGGCGGTTCGGCCCCAGAGGTTGGCCAAGTGGTCTACGACGCGATCGGGAAGACGTTTGTCGATTCGGCGACCGCCGATCCCGAGATCGCTGCCGAAGCGAAAGCCTTCCTCTCGGCAAGCGCCAACCGCCGCCAAGCGATTGGCAAACCACTGAACGTCAATTACCCCGACCTCGCCGGCGCGGAACTCGACTGGAATGCCTTCCGTGGCTCGATCGTCGTGATGCCGTTCTGGACAACCTCCCGCACCGAATCACTGCAAACCCTGCCAGGCCTGCAAGAACTGGAAAAGGAATTTGCCGGAAAGGTGAAGATTCTGGGAGTCAACTTGGATGATTCCGACGAAGAACTTGCGGTCTTTCGCCGTCGCTTTCGCCCCACGTTTCCGAATCTCCGCAATCCCGACGCGGCCAGCCAAGGGGTCCGCGACCCGCTGGCGACTCAGTTGGGCCTGGCATCGTTCCCCTTCACTGCAATCATCGACGCCGATGGGAATGTGGCGAAGATCTTGATGGGCCCCCAAACCAAGATTCGCGAAACGATCACCGAAATGGTCGACGCGAAACCGTAG